A DNA window from Tachysurus fulvidraco isolate hzauxx_2018 chromosome 4, HZAU_PFXX_2.0, whole genome shotgun sequence contains the following coding sequences:
- the stox2a gene encoding storkhead-box protein 2 isoform X3, translated as MSPISQSQFIPLGEILCLAISAMNSARKPVTQDALMEHLTTCFPGVPTPSPEILRHTLNMLVRERKIYPTPEGYFIVTPQTYFITPSLIRTNSKWYHLDDRQQQQQQQQQQLQQQQQQQQQQQQQQQQQQQQQCTSPQSGTITPSTSGCVRERLNHKNHCDSYNSYRDEVPSNHTTLQRKSPKEPKGDPPSYPQPPPPPANMQHPSDPDKSRTNPSFTYKTDTLTKKKEGSTGGSSERQSKKFGLKLFRLSFRKDKTKQLATFSAQFPPEEWPLRDEDTPSSVSIPREVEMEIIRRINPDLTVENVARHTAVMKRLEEERAQRCKANSAAQHSARSRRSRGHRRVPHGKSRSHSKTRASRGDPSESSNLDLAAVGLDRDYRFFSQSLVRSPREGMYTVERRSGAAYLVHSNPNIAESYFPVTPEWDVSGELAKRRTEMPFPEPSRGTSHSRVHRSHSHTQDRKSRNERTDKAKERSRSMDNSKGPLGGGSSLLGPPEDYDRSPDHRSRYYTDDGTLRASSQKSSHYSRIMFSAAKFSSEISVPDMGKMSLDTPLERNKSRDSLPAYSDMKALSPKPLADDYFQCNTSNETILTAPLPLGKSDHDTLTASDGICKGSPADRQTPHLTSPHPMEYKEDASASKGHNGSGKPTPSQTPEPNSSGRLIQHQQHNSDPGGGGGGGSGVMVDKRKEIFSKDTLFKPPHSILTMSYVDTGYSKSGTLRKTPHMKSSEVLDTLEPQPPPISGPSPASATAPTGPEQGIPSTSEAAFDYYNVSDDDDEEVEEASHKETAPPEGKVRTGGGESGGGGGGVSVGGGVGGGTMQWLLEREKERDLQRKFDNNLTLLSPKENENTNSQKSAHSARLDSMDSSSVTVDSGFNSPRTRESLASNTSSIVESNRRQNPALSPGHMGSSLIGAPFSFRSVAEAPSTQAEKLQKPNNCLASITSV; from the exons ATGTCTCCTATCAGCCAGTCTCAGTTTATTCCGCTTGGTGAGATCCTGTGTTTGGCCATTTCAGCCATGAACTCAGCACGCAAGCCTGTTACACAGGACGCCCTGATGGAGCACCTGACCACCTGCTtcccag GTGTACCTACACCAAGTCCAGAGATCCTGCGTCACACACTCAACATGCTTGTTCGAGAGCGGAAGATCTACCCCACACCTGAGGGCTACTTCATCGTCACTCCTCAAACTTACTTCATTACTCCTTCCCTCATTCGCACCAACAGCAAATGGTACCACCTGGACGATcggcaacagcaacaacaacaacaacaacagcagctgcaacaacaacaacagcagcaacaacaacagcaacagcagcaacaacaacagcagcaacagcaatgTACATCGCCACAGTCTGGCACAATCACCCCTTCCACATCGGGCTGTGTGCGTGAAAGACTAAACCACAAAAATCACTGCGATTCTTATAACTCCTACCGTGATGAGGTGCCTAGCAATCATACCACACTTCAAAGGAAGTCACCAAAAGAACCTAAAGGAGATCCTCCCTCATATCCACAGCCCCCACCTCCTCCAGCAAACATGCAACACCCATCAGATCCAGACAAGAGCAGGACCAATCCTTCCTTTACATATAAGACAGACACTTTGACCAAGAAGAAGGAAGGCAGTACTGGGGGCAGCAGCGAAAGGCAATCAAAAAAGTTTGGGTTGAAGCTTTTCCGCCTGAGCTTCAGGAAAGATAAAACAAAGCAGCTGGCAACCTTTTCCGCACAGTTCCCACCGGAGGAATGGCCTCTGAGGGATGAGGACACaccttcttctgtttctatccCTCGTGAGGTGGAGATGGAGATCATCCGGCGCATCAATCCAGACCTGACAGTAGAAAACGTGGCACGCCATACAGCGGTGATGAAGCGTCTAGAGGAGGAACGTGCCCAGCGCTGTAAGGCAAATTCAGCCGCTCAGCACAGTGCCCGAAGCCGTCGCAGCCGAGGTCACCGTCGTGTCCCACATGGAAAATCACGCTCGCATAGTAAGACTCGTGCCTCTCGTGGCGATCCATCTGAGAGCTCCAATCTAGACCTAGCAGCGGTTGGATTGGATAGGGATTATAGATTCTTTAGTCAGTCACTGGTGCGCTCACCTAGAGAGGGGATGTATACAGTAGAGCGTAGGAGTGGTGCTGCCTACCTCGTCCATAGCAACCCTAACATTGCTGAATCGTATTTCCCAGTTACCCCTGAATGGGATGTATCAGGAGAGCTAGCAAAAAGGCGGACAGAAATGCCATTCCCTGAGCCTTCACGTGGGACTTCCCATTCCAGAGTGCATCGGAGTCACAGCCACACACAGGACCGCAAATCTCGGAATGAACGGACAGATAAAGCCAAGGAAAGGTCACGATCTATGGACAACTCCAAAGGACCACTGGGAGGTGGAAGCTCCTTGTTAGGCCCTCCTGAAGACTACGATCGGAGTCCGGACCACCGAAGCCGCTACTACACAGATGATGGGACATTAAGGGCCTCATCACAAAAATCGTCTCACTATTCACGCATTATGTTTTCAGCTGCTAAGTTCAGCTCCGAGATATCTGTTCCTGATATGGGCAAGATGAGCCTTGACACTCCTTTGGAGCGAAACAAGAGCAGGGACAGCCTGCCAGCTTACAGTGACATGAAGGCCCTGTCGCCCAAGCCTCTTGCAGATGACTACTTCCAGTGCAATACGTCGAATGAAACAATCCTAACAGCCCCGTTACCACTGGGCAAATCTGACCACGACACTTTAACGGCATCAGACGGAATCTGCAAGGGATCTCCGGCTGATCGCCAGACACCGCACCTCACTTCCCCTCATCCCATGGAGTACAAAGAGGATGCCTCTGCCTCCAAGGGACACAATGGCTCTGGTAAACCCACACCAAGCCAGACTCCAGAGCCCAATTCTAGTGGGCGTTTAATACAGCATCAGCAACACAATTCTGACCCTGGgggaggaggtggtggtggcAGTGGTGTGATGGTGGATAAGAGGAAAGAGATATTCAGCAAAGACACTTTGTTCAAACCACCACACAGCATCTTGACAATGAGCTACGTTGACACTGGCTACTCGAAGTCAGGCACATTGCGAAAGACGCCGCACATGAAATCATCTGAGGTGCTTGATACTTTAGAACCACAGCCTCCACCTATCTCTGGCCCTTCACCTGCATCCGCTACAGCACCTACCGGTCCAGAACAGGGAATCCCGTCTACATCAGAAGCTGCCTTTGACTACTACAACGTGTCGGATGACGACGACGAGGAGGTGGAGGAAGCCTCTCATAAAGAGACGGCTCCACCAGAGGGAAAGGTTAGGACCGGGGGAGGAgagagtggtggtggtggtggtggagtcAGTGTTGGGGGTGGGGTTGGGGGTGGGACTATGCAGTGGCTGCTGGAGCGAGAAAAGGAACGGGATCTACAAAGGAAATTTGATAATAACCTGACTCTGCTGAGCCCCAAGGAGAATGAGAACACCAACAGCCAGAAGTCTGCGCACTCAGCACGCCTGGACAGTATGGACAGCAGCAGTGTGACCGTAGACAGTGGATTTAACTCACCACG
- the stox2a gene encoding storkhead-box protein 2 isoform X4, whose amino-acid sequence MLVRERKIYPTPEGYFIVTPQTYFITPSLIRTNSKWYHLDDRQQQQQQQQQQLQQQQQQQQQQQQQQQQQQQQQCTSPQSGTITPSTSGCVRERLNHKNHCDSYNSYRDEVPSNHTTLQRKSPKEPKGDPPSYPQPPPPPANMQHPSDPDKSRTNPSFTYKTDTLTKKKEGSTGGSSERQSKKFGLKLFRLSFRKDKTKQLATFSAQFPPEEWPLRDEDTPSSVSIPREVEMEIIRRINPDLTVENVARHTAVMKRLEEERAQRCKANSAAQHSARSRRSRGHRRVPHGKSRSHSKTRASRGDPSESSNLDLAAVGLDRDYRFFSQSLVRSPREGMYTVERRSGAAYLVHSNPNIAESYFPVTPEWDVSGELAKRRTEMPFPEPSRGTSHSRVHRSHSHTQDRKSRNERTDKAKERSRSMDNSKGPLGGGSSLLGPPEDYDRSPDHRSRYYTDDGTLRASSQKSSHYSRIMFSAAKFSSEISVPDMGKMSLDTPLERNKSRDSLPAYSDMKALSPKPLADDYFQCNTSNETILTAPLPLGKSDHDTLTASDGICKGSPADRQTPHLTSPHPMEYKEDASASKGHNGSGKPTPSQTPEPNSSGRLIQHQQHNSDPGGGGGGGSGVMVDKRKEIFSKDTLFKPPHSILTMSYVDTGYSKSGTLRKTPHMKSSEVLDTLEPQPPPISGPSPASATAPTGPEQGIPSTSEAAFDYYNVSDDDDEEVEEASHKETAPPEGKVRTGGGESGGGGGGVSVGGGVGGGTMQWLLEREKERDLQRKFDNNLTLLSPKENENTNSQKSAHSARLDSMDSSSVTVDSGFNSPRTRESLASNTSSIVESNRRQNPALSPGHMGSSLIGAPFSFRSVAEAPSTQAEKLQKPNNCLASITSV is encoded by the coding sequence ATGCTTGTTCGAGAGCGGAAGATCTACCCCACACCTGAGGGCTACTTCATCGTCACTCCTCAAACTTACTTCATTACTCCTTCCCTCATTCGCACCAACAGCAAATGGTACCACCTGGACGATcggcaacagcaacaacaacaacaacaacagcagctgcaacaacaacaacagcagcaacaacaacagcaacagcagcaacaacaacagcagcaacagcaatgTACATCGCCACAGTCTGGCACAATCACCCCTTCCACATCGGGCTGTGTGCGTGAAAGACTAAACCACAAAAATCACTGCGATTCTTATAACTCCTACCGTGATGAGGTGCCTAGCAATCATACCACACTTCAAAGGAAGTCACCAAAAGAACCTAAAGGAGATCCTCCCTCATATCCACAGCCCCCACCTCCTCCAGCAAACATGCAACACCCATCAGATCCAGACAAGAGCAGGACCAATCCTTCCTTTACATATAAGACAGACACTTTGACCAAGAAGAAGGAAGGCAGTACTGGGGGCAGCAGCGAAAGGCAATCAAAAAAGTTTGGGTTGAAGCTTTTCCGCCTGAGCTTCAGGAAAGATAAAACAAAGCAGCTGGCAACCTTTTCCGCACAGTTCCCACCGGAGGAATGGCCTCTGAGGGATGAGGACACaccttcttctgtttctatccCTCGTGAGGTGGAGATGGAGATCATCCGGCGCATCAATCCAGACCTGACAGTAGAAAACGTGGCACGCCATACAGCGGTGATGAAGCGTCTAGAGGAGGAACGTGCCCAGCGCTGTAAGGCAAATTCAGCCGCTCAGCACAGTGCCCGAAGCCGTCGCAGCCGAGGTCACCGTCGTGTCCCACATGGAAAATCACGCTCGCATAGTAAGACTCGTGCCTCTCGTGGCGATCCATCTGAGAGCTCCAATCTAGACCTAGCAGCGGTTGGATTGGATAGGGATTATAGATTCTTTAGTCAGTCACTGGTGCGCTCACCTAGAGAGGGGATGTATACAGTAGAGCGTAGGAGTGGTGCTGCCTACCTCGTCCATAGCAACCCTAACATTGCTGAATCGTATTTCCCAGTTACCCCTGAATGGGATGTATCAGGAGAGCTAGCAAAAAGGCGGACAGAAATGCCATTCCCTGAGCCTTCACGTGGGACTTCCCATTCCAGAGTGCATCGGAGTCACAGCCACACACAGGACCGCAAATCTCGGAATGAACGGACAGATAAAGCCAAGGAAAGGTCACGATCTATGGACAACTCCAAAGGACCACTGGGAGGTGGAAGCTCCTTGTTAGGCCCTCCTGAAGACTACGATCGGAGTCCGGACCACCGAAGCCGCTACTACACAGATGATGGGACATTAAGGGCCTCATCACAAAAATCGTCTCACTATTCACGCATTATGTTTTCAGCTGCTAAGTTCAGCTCCGAGATATCTGTTCCTGATATGGGCAAGATGAGCCTTGACACTCCTTTGGAGCGAAACAAGAGCAGGGACAGCCTGCCAGCTTACAGTGACATGAAGGCCCTGTCGCCCAAGCCTCTTGCAGATGACTACTTCCAGTGCAATACGTCGAATGAAACAATCCTAACAGCCCCGTTACCACTGGGCAAATCTGACCACGACACTTTAACGGCATCAGACGGAATCTGCAAGGGATCTCCGGCTGATCGCCAGACACCGCACCTCACTTCCCCTCATCCCATGGAGTACAAAGAGGATGCCTCTGCCTCCAAGGGACACAATGGCTCTGGTAAACCCACACCAAGCCAGACTCCAGAGCCCAATTCTAGTGGGCGTTTAATACAGCATCAGCAACACAATTCTGACCCTGGgggaggaggtggtggtggcAGTGGTGTGATGGTGGATAAGAGGAAAGAGATATTCAGCAAAGACACTTTGTTCAAACCACCACACAGCATCTTGACAATGAGCTACGTTGACACTGGCTACTCGAAGTCAGGCACATTGCGAAAGACGCCGCACATGAAATCATCTGAGGTGCTTGATACTTTAGAACCACAGCCTCCACCTATCTCTGGCCCTTCACCTGCATCCGCTACAGCACCTACCGGTCCAGAACAGGGAATCCCGTCTACATCAGAAGCTGCCTTTGACTACTACAACGTGTCGGATGACGACGACGAGGAGGTGGAGGAAGCCTCTCATAAAGAGACGGCTCCACCAGAGGGAAAGGTTAGGACCGGGGGAGGAgagagtggtggtggtggtggtggagtcAGTGTTGGGGGTGGGGTTGGGGGTGGGACTATGCAGTGGCTGCTGGAGCGAGAAAAGGAACGGGATCTACAAAGGAAATTTGATAATAACCTGACTCTGCTGAGCCCCAAGGAGAATGAGAACACCAACAGCCAGAAGTCTGCGCACTCAGCACGCCTGGACAGTATGGACAGCAGCAGTGTGACCGTAGACAGTGGATTTAACTCACCACG